One window from the genome of Variovorax sp. PAMC26660 encodes:
- a CDS encoding helix-turn-helix domain-containing protein has product MPKERTLLYTGQEFAVEHVRFHAQRSEWSAFYTVASQRIVFPMGRTMFDVRSGSGTWLVDGLTAMRFADATVYQMRPNAHAARQSMVVSGHASPLPVDAAPNFSFLRPKSLYRLHAAQRQLLTRGTGAADVAALVEALGTSRPQVPLTGAVARARRLLAETADRSTRVSLHDVADAVSRSPFHLARSFRQQTGLSLHQYRQHLRLASAMERLVDGDHELAGIAHDLGYCSQSHLGAVFRQEVGVTLGEARRVLGARI; this is encoded by the coding sequence ATGCCCAAGGAACGAACGCTCCTCTACACCGGACAAGAGTTCGCGGTGGAGCACGTGCGCTTCCACGCGCAGCGCAGCGAGTGGAGCGCGTTCTATACCGTGGCCTCGCAACGCATCGTCTTCCCGATGGGCCGCACCATGTTCGATGTGCGCTCGGGGTCCGGCACCTGGCTGGTCGATGGGCTCACTGCCATGCGCTTCGCCGATGCGACGGTCTACCAGATGCGCCCGAACGCCCACGCCGCGCGGCAAAGCATGGTGGTCAGCGGACACGCTTCACCGCTGCCCGTGGATGCCGCGCCCAACTTCAGCTTTCTGCGGCCGAAGTCGCTGTACCGGCTCCATGCCGCGCAGCGGCAGCTTCTGACGCGCGGCACGGGTGCAGCCGACGTCGCGGCGCTGGTCGAAGCGCTCGGCACCTCGCGCCCGCAAGTGCCGCTGACGGGCGCGGTCGCCCGTGCCCGGCGGCTGCTGGCGGAAACCGCCGATCGGAGCACACGCGTGTCCCTGCACGATGTCGCCGACGCGGTATCGCGTTCTCCGTTTCATCTGGCGCGCAGCTTCCGGCAACAGACCGGATTGAGCCTGCACCAGTACCGCCAGCACCTGCGGCTGGCCTCGGCCATGGAACGGCTGGTCGATGGCGATCATGAGCTGGCGGGCATCGCGCACGACCTGGGCTACTGCAGCCAGAGCCATCTGGGTGCCGTGTTCAGGCAGGAGGTCGGCGTGACACTGGGCGAAGCGCGGCGGGTGCTGGGCGCACGAATCTGA
- a CDS encoding DMT family transporter has protein sequence MDRNLSTGFLAALTAAFVGSAWQLVSRHGVTTTLGPMELALMRYGIPALLLSPLWFGKGLIPPKAPRIALVLLVIGGGLPFGLMVLAGARWAPASHMGIFMAGSLPLFTALGAWLHKGQKVGGIRLLGLICIAAGMALFAAGSFRSGSLDWRGDLLFLAAAMLWAVHSLAFAHCGLTPWQGAAFVNGWSSLLLLPVLCFVGAPKLLSAPWQDIALQAVGQGVVAGLLGLVVYMVAVARLGASRASLSAALVPVLTTLGAACWMNEPVTGAVLLALALVVPGVVLASGALRIRARPS, from the coding sequence ATGGACCGCAACCTTTCCACAGGCTTTCTCGCCGCACTGACAGCCGCCTTTGTCGGCAGCGCATGGCAACTCGTCTCGCGCCACGGCGTGACCACCACGCTGGGCCCGATGGAGCTGGCACTGATGCGCTACGGCATTCCCGCGTTGCTGCTCAGTCCGCTGTGGTTCGGCAAGGGGCTGATCCCGCCGAAGGCCCCACGCATCGCGCTCGTGCTGCTCGTCATCGGCGGTGGCCTGCCCTTCGGGCTGATGGTGCTGGCCGGCGCGCGCTGGGCACCCGCGAGCCACATGGGCATCTTCATGGCGGGCAGCCTGCCGCTCTTCACGGCGCTTGGGGCATGGCTTCACAAAGGACAGAAGGTCGGTGGCATCCGCTTGCTGGGGTTGATCTGCATTGCGGCCGGCATGGCGCTGTTTGCCGCAGGCAGCTTCCGTTCCGGCTCGCTCGACTGGCGGGGTGACCTGCTCTTTCTTGCAGCGGCCATGCTGTGGGCCGTGCACTCGCTGGCCTTCGCACATTGCGGGCTCACGCCGTGGCAGGGCGCGGCGTTCGTGAACGGGTGGTCGAGCCTGCTCCTGCTGCCCGTGCTTTGCTTTGTCGGCGCGCCGAAGCTGCTCAGCGCTCCGTGGCAGGACATTGCGCTGCAAGCTGTCGGGCAAGGCGTGGTCGCAGGTCTGCTGGGGCTGGTGGTCTATATGGTGGCGGTCGCGCGCTTGGGTGCATCGCGTGCATCCCTGTCTGCCGCGCTGGTGCCAGTGCTGACCACGCTGGGCGCCGCGTGCTGGATGAACGAACCGGTCACTGGTGCGGTGCTGCTGGCGCTGGCGCTCGTCGTGCCGGGCGTCGTGCTTGCGAGCGGTGCCTTGCGAATTCGCGCAAGGCCGTCCTGA
- a CDS encoding DUF4124 domain-containing protein, translating to MRIPAVSLLLSILAMASGAHADVVRCTDANGAVSYTDGACPSGNRQSRQVPILESPPPAPRAPSDEARRPDYASPPSSAMPPLAQTRPSGPSIIPRNPDARPVQEPAQDPGVVVLSPDPYYDGWRRPRRPPPHVHDPGPPPGQRPCNLAGIKRNNC from the coding sequence ATGCGCATCCCGGCCGTTTCGCTCCTCCTCTCGATCCTCGCGATGGCGTCGGGCGCGCACGCGGACGTGGTTCGTTGCACGGACGCCAACGGCGCCGTGTCGTACACCGATGGCGCCTGTCCTTCAGGCAACCGGCAGTCGCGGCAGGTGCCGATCCTCGAATCGCCGCCGCCGGCGCCACGCGCACCATCCGACGAGGCGCGCCGCCCGGACTACGCATCGCCACCGTCGAGCGCCATGCCCCCTTTGGCGCAGACGCGCCCATCGGGTCCGTCCATCATTCCGCGCAACCCCGATGCCCGCCCCGTGCAGGAACCCGCACAAGACCCCGGTGTTGTCGTCCTGAGCCCGGACCCGTACTACGACGGCTGGCGCCGCCCGCGACGGCCACCGCCGCATGTGCATGACCCCGGGCCACCGCCCGGCCAGCGGCCCTGCAACCTCGCGGGCATCAAGCGCAACAACTGCTGA
- a CDS encoding ribonuclease HI family protein: MSESLPWVVYCDGSAMPNPGRMGIGAVITAPDGSRHTLSQATHTTGCNNEAELRALTLALQELRAQGATAVLAYSDNSILVEQLGAAHAKPIARMAELFDDARALLGTFEQASIRWIPRHRNGEADALARAALGFAPKPAAKVTKKKRR, encoded by the coding sequence ATGAGCGAGAGCCTTCCGTGGGTCGTCTACTGCGACGGCAGCGCCATGCCGAACCCGGGCCGCATGGGCATCGGCGCCGTCATCACCGCGCCTGACGGCAGCCGCCACACGCTGTCGCAGGCCACGCACACCACGGGCTGCAACAACGAGGCCGAACTGAGGGCGCTGACCCTGGCACTGCAGGAACTGCGGGCCCAGGGCGCCACGGCCGTGCTGGCCTACAGCGACAACAGCATCCTGGTCGAGCAGCTCGGCGCGGCACACGCCAAGCCGATCGCGCGCATGGCCGAGCTGTTCGACGACGCCCGCGCGCTGCTCGGCACTTTCGAGCAGGCCAGCATCCGGTGGATTCCGCGCCATCGCAATGGCGAGGCCGACGCGCTGGCACGTGCCGCGCTGGGCTTTGCGCCCAAGCCGGCCGCCAAGGTCACGAAGAAGAAACGGCGATAG
- a CDS encoding DUF3297 family protein yields the protein MTEATPLPPLPDHLSSNPRSPHHVAAVFEHDVGIRFNGKERLDVEEYCISEGWIKVPSGKTVDRKGHPLLLKLKGKVEAFYR from the coding sequence ATGACAGAAGCCACTCCCCTCCCACCCCTTCCCGACCACCTGTCCTCCAACCCGCGCAGCCCGCACCATGTGGCGGCTGTCTTCGAGCACGACGTCGGCATCCGATTCAACGGCAAGGAACGCCTCGACGTCGAGGAATACTGCATCAGCGAAGGCTGGATCAAGGTGCCCTCGGGCAAGACCGTGGACCGCAAGGGCCACCCCCTGCTGCTCAAGCTGAAGGGCAAGGTCGAAGCGTTCTACCGATAG
- a CDS encoding DUF2272 domain-containing protein, translated as MPSTDFSSSLLATGVLALVLAFSGNASAMSGCLDTAVQIPSPPRALAMADAALLEHQAFGGQTMDAEGRLTEVGDYEAEDTRRTAKGMPPWQRVLGYWRAIDPQDSRLPSLVRFGGAHPADRRLLTQALNQSAAASTQSPGGGPDQGLDDVGLRAVEVAVNRVAVIDSPWSAAFISWLARRAGLSDEEFVFSEAHVDYAGAAWQAGVAESLGQPTRSAMRACDLMRTPPRVGDLVCQARGDGAGLDTYDKIGEVLATRSTGGDALPMHCDVVVAVDATGFDTVGGNVVQSVTLRRLDFARGTNLLDPSYLPEGCAVSGAAGCVDRHMSRQPWSLLLQWR; from the coding sequence ATGCCGTCCACCGACTTTTCTTCTTCCCTGCTGGCCACGGGCGTTCTCGCGCTCGTGCTGGCTTTCAGCGGCAATGCATCGGCCATGTCGGGCTGCCTCGACACCGCCGTGCAGATTCCGTCGCCGCCGCGTGCGCTGGCCATGGCCGATGCGGCGCTGCTGGAGCACCAGGCCTTCGGCGGCCAGACCATGGATGCCGAAGGTCGCCTGACCGAAGTAGGCGACTACGAGGCCGAAGACACGCGCCGCACGGCGAAGGGGATGCCACCCTGGCAGCGCGTGCTCGGCTACTGGCGGGCCATCGATCCGCAGGACAGCAGGTTGCCGTCGCTGGTGCGGTTCGGCGGTGCACATCCGGCGGACCGGCGATTGCTGACGCAGGCGCTGAACCAGTCGGCCGCAGCCTCCACGCAAAGCCCTGGCGGCGGACCTGACCAAGGGCTCGACGACGTCGGCCTGCGCGCCGTCGAAGTCGCGGTGAACCGGGTGGCCGTGATCGACTCGCCCTGGTCCGCCGCGTTCATCAGCTGGCTTGCGCGCCGTGCCGGGCTCAGTGACGAGGAGTTCGTTTTCTCGGAAGCGCATGTCGACTATGCCGGCGCCGCGTGGCAGGCCGGCGTGGCCGAGTCGCTGGGGCAGCCCACGCGCTCTGCGATGCGTGCCTGCGATCTGATGCGCACGCCGCCGCGCGTGGGCGACCTGGTCTGCCAGGCGCGGGGCGACGGTGCCGGCCTGGATACCTACGACAAGATCGGCGAGGTGCTGGCCACGCGCTCCACCGGCGGCGATGCGCTGCCGATGCATTGCGATGTGGTCGTGGCCGTCGATGCCACCGGCTTCGACACCGTGGGCGGCAACGTGGTCCAGTCGGTCACCCTGCGCCGCCTCGACTTTGCGCGCGGAACGAACCTGCTGGACCCGAGCTATCTGCCCGAAGGGTGCGCCGTGAGTGGCGCGGCGGGATGTGTGGACCGGCACATGAGCCGCCAGCCGTGGTCGCTGCTGTTGCAGTGGCGCTGA
- a CDS encoding acetyl-CoA C-acetyltransferase, whose product MPEAYIVAAARTAGGRRNGRLAGWHPADLAAQVLNALVERTDVDPALVEDVIMGCVGQAGEQSANIARNAVLASRLPESVPATSVDRQCGSSQQALHFAAQAVMSGSMDIVIAAGVESMTRVPMGLPTTLPLKNGLGFYVSPLMQKRYPDIQFSQFTGAEMIAKNYGIERSELDAYALHSHRNAIEATKAGRFEREIVPVAVRLADGTEPGEMHTTDEGIRYDATLESIASVKLIAEGGRCTAATASQICDGASGLMVVNERGLKTLGVKPLARIHHMSVIGHDPVIMLEAPIPATQRALLKAGMKIEDIDLYEVNEAFAPVPLAWLQTLGADPARLNVNGGAIALGHPLGASGTKLMTTLIHALGQRGKRYGLQTMCEGGGMANVTIVERL is encoded by the coding sequence ATGCCCGAAGCCTATATCGTCGCCGCCGCGCGCACTGCCGGCGGCCGCCGCAACGGCCGCCTTGCCGGATGGCACCCGGCCGATCTTGCCGCACAGGTGCTCAACGCGCTGGTCGAGCGCACCGACGTTGATCCCGCGCTGGTCGAAGACGTCATCATGGGCTGCGTCGGCCAGGCGGGCGAACAGTCGGCCAACATCGCGCGCAATGCGGTGCTGGCCTCGCGCCTGCCCGAGTCGGTGCCGGCCACCTCGGTCGACCGGCAATGCGGCTCGTCGCAGCAGGCACTGCACTTCGCGGCGCAGGCCGTGATGTCGGGCAGCATGGACATCGTGATTGCCGCCGGCGTCGAGAGCATGACGCGCGTGCCGATGGGCCTGCCCACCACCTTGCCGCTGAAGAACGGCCTGGGCTTCTACGTGAGCCCGCTCATGCAGAAACGCTACCCCGACATCCAGTTCAGCCAGTTCACCGGCGCAGAGATGATCGCGAAGAACTACGGCATCGAGAGATCCGAACTCGATGCCTATGCGCTGCACAGCCATCGCAATGCCATCGAAGCCACGAAGGCCGGCCGCTTCGAGCGCGAGATCGTGCCGGTGGCGGTGCGCCTGGCCGATGGCACCGAGCCGGGCGAGATGCACACCACCGACGAAGGCATCCGCTACGACGCCACGCTGGAGAGCATCGCCAGCGTCAAGCTCATCGCCGAAGGCGGGCGCTGCACGGCGGCCACGGCCAGCCAGATCTGCGACGGCGCGAGCGGCCTGATGGTGGTCAACGAGCGCGGCCTGAAGACGCTGGGCGTGAAGCCGCTGGCACGCATCCATCACATGAGCGTGATCGGGCACGACCCGGTCATCATGCTGGAGGCCCCCATTCCCGCCACGCAGCGCGCGCTGCTGAAGGCCGGCATGAAGATCGAGGACATCGACCTGTACGAAGTCAACGAAGCCTTCGCGCCGGTGCCGCTGGCCTGGCTGCAGACGCTGGGCGCAGACCCGGCGCGGCTGAACGTCAACGGCGGTGCGATCGCGCTGGGCCATCCGCTGGGCGCCTCGGGCACCAAGCTGATGACCACGTTGATCCACGCGCTCGGCCAGCGCGGCAAGCGCTACGGCCTGCAGACCATGTGCGAAGGCGGCGGCATGGCGAACGTGACCATCGTCGAGCGGCTCTGA
- a CDS encoding SDR family NAD(P)-dependent oxidoreductase has product MQLDSSIAAVVTGGASGLGAATARRLASHGVKVALFDLNAEQGEALAKELGGVFCKVDVTSEEQVDAAFAKARAAHGQERVLVNCAGTGNAVKTASRDKATGEIKHFPLANFDRIIQINLVGTFRCIAKSAAGMLTLDMLQDGERGAIVNTASVAAQDGQMGQAAYTASKAGIVGMTLPIARDLMGEGIRVNTILPGIFDTPLLQGAPDNVKAALAASVPFPKRLGNPAEYATLAELMITNGYFNGESVRLDGAIRMAPR; this is encoded by the coding sequence ATGCAACTCGATTCCAGCATTGCCGCCGTCGTCACGGGCGGCGCCTCGGGCCTGGGCGCCGCCACCGCGCGCCGCCTGGCCAGCCACGGCGTGAAGGTCGCGCTGTTCGACCTCAACGCGGAGCAGGGCGAAGCGCTGGCCAAAGAACTCGGCGGCGTGTTCTGCAAGGTCGACGTGACCTCCGAAGAGCAGGTCGATGCGGCCTTCGCCAAGGCCCGCGCCGCGCACGGGCAGGAGCGCGTGCTGGTCAACTGCGCCGGCACCGGCAATGCGGTGAAGACCGCGAGCCGCGACAAGGCCACCGGCGAGATCAAGCACTTTCCGCTCGCCAATTTCGACCGCATCATCCAGATCAACCTGGTGGGCACCTTCCGCTGCATCGCCAAGTCGGCGGCCGGCATGCTCACGCTCGACATGCTGCAGGACGGCGAGCGCGGCGCCATCGTCAACACCGCGTCGGTGGCGGCGCAGGACGGGCAGATGGGCCAGGCCGCCTACACCGCGTCGAAGGCCGGCATCGTCGGCATGACGCTGCCCATTGCGCGCGACCTGATGGGCGAGGGCATCCGCGTCAACACCATCCTGCCGGGCATCTTCGACACGCCGCTGCTGCAGGGCGCGCCGGACAACGTGAAGGCGGCACTGGCGGCGTCGGTGCCTTTCCCGAAGCGGTTGGGCAACCCGGCGGAGTACGCGACGCTGGCCGAGCTGATGATCACCAACGGGTATTTCAACGGCGAGAGCGTGCGGCTGGATGGGGCGATCCGCATGGCGCCGCGCTGA
- a CDS encoding LuxR C-terminal-related transcriptional regulator — protein MSPPTARILETKLNPPASTATQVPRTAISEEIAAAATVKLVLVRAPAGFGKTTAMAQIRERMEAQGIATAWLTLDRADNDVSRFLNCLAEAALRLGVEEPHANGPLDAVAALAAHDAPFTLFLDDFEVVQEPAVLGLVREIVEHLPRRGQIVIGSRGLPDLGMGRLRARGQLIEIDTDRLRFSLEETSAFFGLRTALAMQALPADMLSQLHRKTEGWVAAIWLASMALERHGTETGFVERFSGSDRAVAEYLAEDVLAHQPKEIRDFLLRTSILRQLDASVCQALNPRVDCAAILERLAASNLFLTPVGGDGDARAWRYHSLFADFLRAQLAREQPGEIERLHLAASGWYESQDRPVPAIDHAIEGGDHPYALTLLDSYAAQFLEQGRMRMLARWFSAIPEHQLREHPFLQPIALWATCFTHGPWDAMRMLEQSGCLDSPIPEVRASAHTLVPLLLAMQDRHDEAYEVGRQSLSRLPTGLAFADSVLLNAMAHILAVRGDQHEARRMLEAAREQGSSTFNRMYTESLAGLFDLQEGRLRQATARLRMAVDSTHAVSYNHSHGNAWAGVLYAGAVYETNQLVQAEHLLNVYLPLARDVGLPDHMILSHVMRSRIAFHAGDIDAAFQALTELEYLGHHRQLPRVVAGAKLERSRMLLLQGNGPASRDELMRADDPALWERERRQRLPAHDLDYLALAKARWDIAFGDPRAALGVLDAEIHAARASAHNRRALKLKVLRAMALQRAGDMAAAIEEIGEVLQTASQEGFVRLILDEGTAVGTLIHRYAMAMQEAPASRGGHTDPILADYLQRLLQLIGPMATPADAEAPAGDAMKEPLTRKEIRVLQLLAEGYSNNAMAEKLFVSDSTVRTHLRNINMKLDAKSRTQAVAIARKLGVIR, from the coding sequence ATGTCGCCTCCCACCGCCAGGATTCTCGAAACCAAGCTCAACCCGCCGGCCTCCACCGCCACGCAGGTGCCGCGCACCGCGATCAGTGAAGAGATCGCCGCCGCAGCCACCGTGAAGCTGGTGCTGGTGCGCGCGCCGGCCGGCTTCGGCAAGACCACCGCCATGGCGCAGATCCGCGAGCGCATGGAGGCGCAGGGCATTGCCACCGCCTGGCTCACGCTGGACCGCGCCGACAACGACGTCTCGCGCTTCCTGAACTGCCTGGCCGAAGCCGCGCTGCGCCTGGGCGTGGAAGAGCCGCACGCCAACGGCCCGCTCGATGCGGTGGCGGCGCTGGCCGCGCACGATGCGCCCTTCACCCTCTTTCTCGACGACTTCGAAGTGGTGCAGGAGCCGGCGGTGCTGGGCCTGGTGCGCGAGATCGTCGAGCACCTGCCGCGCCGCGGGCAGATCGTGATCGGCTCGCGCGGCCTGCCCGACCTGGGCATGGGGCGGCTGCGCGCGCGCGGCCAGCTCATCGAGATCGACACCGACCGCCTGCGCTTCAGCCTGGAAGAAACCAGCGCCTTCTTCGGCCTGCGCACGGCCCTGGCCATGCAGGCGCTGCCCGCCGACATGCTGTCGCAACTGCATCGCAAGACCGAAGGCTGGGTGGCCGCCATCTGGCTCGCATCGATGGCGCTGGAGCGGCACGGCACCGAAACCGGTTTTGTCGAACGCTTCTCGGGCTCCGACCGCGCGGTGGCCGAGTACCTGGCCGAAGACGTGCTCGCACACCAGCCGAAGGAGATTCGCGACTTTTTGCTGCGCACCAGCATCCTGCGCCAGCTCGATGCCTCGGTGTGCCAGGCGCTGAACCCGCGCGTGGACTGCGCCGCCATCCTCGAACGGCTCGCGGCGTCCAACCTCTTCCTGACGCCGGTGGGCGGCGATGGCGACGCCCGCGCATGGCGCTATCACAGCCTGTTCGCCGACTTCCTGCGCGCGCAACTGGCGCGCGAACAACCCGGTGAGATCGAGCGCCTGCACCTCGCGGCCTCGGGCTGGTACGAATCGCAGGACCGCCCCGTGCCCGCGATCGACCATGCTATCGAAGGCGGTGACCACCCGTACGCGCTGACCCTGCTCGACAGCTATGCGGCGCAGTTTCTCGAACAGGGCCGCATGCGCATGCTCGCGCGCTGGTTCTCGGCCATTCCCGAACACCAACTGCGCGAACACCCTTTCCTGCAGCCCATCGCGCTGTGGGCCACCTGCTTCACGCACGGCCCGTGGGACGCAATGCGCATGCTCGAACAATCGGGCTGCCTCGACAGCCCCATTCCCGAAGTGCGGGCGAGCGCGCACACGCTCGTGCCGCTGCTGCTGGCCATGCAGGACCGGCACGACGAGGCTTACGAAGTGGGCCGCCAGAGCCTGTCGCGCCTGCCCACGGGGCTGGCCTTTGCCGACAGCGTGCTGCTCAATGCCATGGCCCACATCCTGGCGGTGCGCGGCGACCAGCACGAGGCGCGGCGCATGCTCGAAGCCGCGCGCGAGCAAGGCAGCAGCACCTTCAACCGCATGTACACCGAGTCGCTGGCCGGCCTGTTCGACCTGCAGGAAGGCCGGCTGCGGCAGGCCACCGCGCGCCTGCGCATGGCCGTCGATTCGACCCATGCCGTGTCGTACAACCACAGCCACGGCAACGCCTGGGCCGGCGTGCTGTATGCCGGCGCCGTGTACGAAACCAATCAGCTCGTGCAGGCCGAGCACCTGCTGAACGTGTACCTGCCGCTGGCGCGCGATGTGGGCCTGCCCGATCACATGATCCTGAGCCATGTGATGCGCTCGCGCATCGCGTTCCACGCTGGTGACATCGACGCGGCTTTCCAGGCGCTGACCGAGCTCGAATACCTCGGCCATCACCGGCAACTGCCGCGCGTGGTGGCCGGCGCCAAGCTGGAGCGCTCGCGCATGCTGCTGCTGCAAGGCAACGGCCCCGCCTCGCGCGACGAACTGATGCGCGCCGACGACCCTGCGCTGTGGGAGCGCGAGCGCCGCCAGCGCCTGCCCGCGCACGACCTCGACTACCTGGCGCTGGCCAAGGCGCGCTGGGACATCGCATTCGGCGACCCGCGCGCAGCGCTGGGCGTGCTCGACGCGGAGATCCATGCCGCGCGCGCCTCCGCGCACAACCGCCGCGCGCTCAAGCTCAAGGTGCTGCGCGCGATGGCGCTGCAACGCGCCGGCGACATGGCCGCGGCCATCGAAGAAATCGGCGAGGTGCTGCAGACCGCGAGCCAGGAAGGCTTCGTGCGGCTGATCCTGGACGAAGGCACGGCCGTGGGCACACTGATCCACCGCTACGCCATGGCGATGCAGGAAGCGCCCGCGTCGCGCGGCGGCCACACCGATCCGATCCTGGCCGACTACCTGCAGCGGCTGCTGCAGTTGATCGGGCCGATGGCGACACCGGCCGACGCCGAAGCACCGGCCGGCGACGCGATGAAGGAACCGCTCACGCGCAAGGAGATCCGCGTGCTGCAACTGCTGGCCGAGGGGTACTCCAACAACGCGATGGCCGAGAAACTTTTTGTGTCCGACAGCACGGTGCGCACGCACCTGCGAAACATCAACATGAAGCTGGATGCAAAAAGCCGGACGCAGGCGGTGGCGATCGCGCGCAAGCTCGGCGTGATCCGCTAG